The sequence CAACTCTCCACGCAAAGCTAGGAAGTCCCTGAATCAAATGTTCTTTGATAAGATCTTCGTCCCAGCCTATCTTCACGGCGAGACTTTTCACCTCATGGTAATAGTTCGACACTGATTGATCAGCTCGCTTCTTCATATTCATGAGCTTCTTTTGGATCTCAGAACGCCTCAAAACTTCTGGGAAATTGCGAATCATTTTTTCTTTGAAGATTTCCCAAGAGGTCAAATGGGCCTTCTCTGCATTGTACCACATTCTGGCAGACCCACCCAACCTCACTGAGGCATACAGCATTTTTTTCCGAGGCTCCCAGGAATAAATCTCTCCCAGTGCCTCCAAACTCTCGATCCATTCCTTTGCAGACTCATTTTCCTTTTTGTCCGGATTGAATTCGGTGATCAGGGAATTGATCTCTTGAGTTCCGGGTACAACTGCAGTACTGGAAGAGCCTACTCCTCCTGATGAACTTGAATCCGAAGATCGTGTGCCTCTTCCCCTCATGGGTGGAGGCATTTTGCGTCTTTTTCCACACAAAAAATCAACCTTCCTCCTGTATTTGGAAATGATGCATCTATAAGTTTCTTCGGTTCCTAATCATCTCATTTCATATTATTTACTTACTAATATTTGATTGAGCACTGAATTTAGAACCACACTCGATTTTCTATAATAAATTGCTGAGAAATTCGCTTTTTATTTGTCTATCGCCCATCGACTAAACCTCACAAAGAAACTTCACTTCCCCTCTGTCACTTGGAAAAGAAAGAGACAATCATAGACAATTCAACTTCGCCCAATATACGGCGAAATTGCGGATTTCTCCTTTTCTCAGTATGCTCTTGGCAAGTGTGAAAGAGACAATTTCCCCTTCCATTAGACAAGGAAACACCATATTTCCTACCAAAGTAAAAGTAAAAAGAAGAAGTAAATTATCgtaatttatttcatcaaatAATGCAAACTTCAGGTCACACTGGCTGTCAGAATTTCCATCAACCAATCGGAAAAATCCAACACATTTTCCACATTGGAAACCTCCTAAACCTGCAAGTTAGCAAtactaataattttttcatCGTGCTTGGGATGCACAGTCTTTAACCCCTCCGGATTATCATGTGCATCCTCCTAGCACTGGTCAACTTCAAAGTCACACTCTCACAGTCTACCAAGCCAAGAATGAGCTGACTCTCAGTTGTCCATCCACCCATAGTCTGCGTCCTCAAAGCCCATAAGGCAAAAAATGAGCAGACTATGAGATTTTACACATTTCACTCAGAGTCTACGTCCTCAAAGCCCATAAGGCAGAAAATAAGCAGACCCTGAGTTACATCTTTTACCCAGATTCCACGTCCTCAAAGCCCATAAGGCAAAAAATAAGCGGATTCTGGGTATACTTCTCCGCCTAGAGCCTCCGTCCTCTAAGCCCGTAAGGCTTAAAATCAGTAGGCTCTAAGCAATAAAATGTTTCTGATTCCTAATATCCTCAAAAGTTCGGCGGAATTCctctgcaaaaatatttattagtcaCTGAAATTCTAATACCATAAATGCTCCATTGAAGACAAGTTTCCTCTGCTTGTCAACGCAACAACCTCGCAGTCTTCCTTCTGTTGGGTTGCTATCCCACTTCTGACTATGTAAACTATCCTGGGAACACCTCAGGATGGACCTCCACTCATACCAATCACCTCCAAGAGACTGCCGTCTCAAACCTCACCACACCAAGCCTACCCAACATGTTCCCCTCTCTCTCTGGCAGCGCCATCTATTATTGTCGTATTCACTTATTCAAAGCAACGATCATTTCGCATAACGATTACAAGTAGACACCACCAAACACATCCTTGCCTTTGAGTTCCTTGTAAGCTTCATTTACAATTTGACTTGTATGTTTGCCAGTTGCCATTCCTTTTAGAATTCCAAGCGGAAATTCAGGTTTCACATAAGGTATCCCTCTCTTTTTCCAATATTGATATTTATCTTTCACATACAGATATCCAGTCATCATCACTATCATTGCAGCCAGAAAGATATGAATCCAATccatttttgatttattgaagTAAAGCTTAAGAACTCACGACCAATCTCTATCTGACAATAACTTTGAGTAtactaatgaaattttccagaagTGAACTTTATATACGATCAGTAGAAGAAGTTCtagttttttaattagataataaaattgaatagaccatgtaataattttatttaacaacTTGAACAAACTTAAATGTAACTTTATCTTAGTTCATATAttgtaattttaaagtttgtaGACGAAAAAGCGAACTTCCGAAATGATTAAATTCGTTAAAACGTTGTTTCCACATAAATTAGacctctaaaaaaaactttattaaggCATATGATCAAAACTGCTTTTCGGCTACGACGTCTGTGTTATGAAGTCATCTGGATATTAAGCAACATGCGATCTTTAAGTGACACTAAAACAGATGCAGATCCAAAAACAGGTGAAATAACGATCTCGGGAATGTTAACTTGGTATTATTATAGTAAAAAATGAGGAACGAATTCCGTTGAGCTAATTTTAGGCTAAAACATTTCTGGTAAGTATTTTGaaaaaacggtaagtaaaaaattcacttggtaagtaaaacaccAAAATATGTAGGGATAGGTGGGGTTATtttgagctgtagggctacatttttgtacgattttttcgaatatttctaaaagaagctGGTCcgtacaataattttatttagatccacaattgttttgcctATTTAAAGTGCAATACGTTAAAACACagattcctttagaaatatgcgaaaaaatcgtataacaatgttgccccacctctccctaagtaaaaaaaagaattttggtaagtaaaaaattaggtTCGGTAAGTAAAATGGTGGAATAGTGTAAAATTGTAAGTTTGGTAAGTAGAAAaccaaaattggtaagtaaatattcaaaattggtaagtaaaaaaattaaatttggtaagtaaaaaaaatcaaaaatggtaagtaaagaATCAAAATACTACCATTCTTgagttttttacttaccatttttgattattttacttaccaatttttttattttttacttaccaatttggatgttttacttaccaattttgatgtttgacttaccaattttgttttttacttaccaatttggatgttttacttaccaagttTGATATTCTACTTAccaattttagtttttacttaccaattttgagtttttacttagcaattttgattttttacttaccaaatttgcattttttacttaccatttttgatttttttacttccaattttaccaaaatacttaccattttGCTGCAGCcaataataagtaaaaaaaatcaaaaatgataagtatagaaatcaaaaatggtaagtataaaaatcaaaaataataagtaaaaaaccaaaaatgatacaaatggtacaagtatattttataactttccaaaaatttccttttgtccAGGGAATTTCCTTTGCCCCACAaagtgaaactaataatttctcaaaacactgaaaatttgTCGAAAAATTTCCGAAAACATAGAATATTTTCCTTCCTAAAAAGATTTTAGGGAGCGTATTTCCCATCCGAATAgtatcatgtttgggttcgttggaaaggtcttgcaatttcctataaaactgaaccgattccaatcagtTCTGAACCGCTAATGACCCGGTTCATAAcagataactattttttatttgaaattcaactATATTACTTataaggtgtattttgggcaatgttttgattcatttataaatcggttcaaatcggttgtgaagcggtaatgaaccggttataaagcgaaaagtaatttttgtctgaaaatccatttaattatttttctttatttacttattattactttatttatatactactttatttattacttttaaaactattctgtggaatctattgagtgatttataaaacggtttaaatcggttgggAGCACACAGTAAAtggtgcgaaagtacttttgaggtatagcatttgAGGTatagtcacgagttcgagcacttcgtaaagcctgggacgctctgCCACTCCTTTAcagataaaaatcaatttatttaccggaaaagtgatttttttttaaattttgcagtTCTGTAAAAACTCGTTGTGCTTTTATTTGtccgtaatttaatttaaaaataaaaagaaatcaaaagtGATAGAGCCTTTTTTCCCGAAAGTCTTGCCATATGAAATGACAAAGTCATGGTTTTATACCCATGTACTGTCCTTGAATGAACTTTTTCGTATTACTTGATACTTGAGCAAATTCAAGCTGATGAATTCTATAATACGTGTTTGGCAATGGTAGTCATTGgacaaataaaattaacttttttagaAAAGAGAGtactaaaaattgttttttttaatctttatttGTAGCAAAATCGTTACAGCGGCACTTgccaaaataacaaaaatagtaaaattgctTTCCAAAAACTGTTGATGCGCAAATGTCCGTTGCCGCTAACTAAAAAACATTACGCGACAAAaactaaaattgcaaaatattgaaaaatcataCAAGAgattatttgaataaaatatttcaattgagtgatttgaaaatttttctttattaagtaaataaaattattataagtcATAATTTTgtcgagaaattttaagaagtcATTTCAATATTGAGCCATATAAATGATGTCTTGATGACCATCgacaagttatttttttcaaaacaagtGGTATAACAGTTTCAGGAGATATGGCAACCTTGTATTTCGAAAGAAATATTGCCAGTCCAATCTTAACTTGCATCATACCAAACTTCATTCCAATGCAGTTCCTGGGGCCTTCTCCGAAGGGAAGCCAAGCACAAGCATGTCGATTCTTGATGTTCTCTTCGGTAAATCTTTCAGGATCAAACTTATCAGGATTTGGATAGATTTCAGGATCATGATGAATTCCATAGACTGGAATTGTTATAAAAGTCCCTTTTTCGATAATATGTTTAGTTCCGGGAACTGGATAATCTTGACCACAAATCCGTGCGATGAAATCGACTACTGGATGTTTCCTCAATGTTTCTATCAAATTGAGATTGAAGCTTGCAAACTCGCATTAATTCGTATCAGAAGGCAAACTTACCTTTAATTATTTGATCGATATATTTCATTTCTATACAGGCTTCATAAGTATATTCTCCGTTGTATTTCTTCAGAATACGATTCACTTCTTCTCTGGCTTTTTCCTGAATGTCCTGCTGAAGCGCTAACTCATACAAAGCAAATGTCATAGTCGACGAAGAAGTGTCGTAGGCCGCAATGAAGAATAAAAAACGTTTTGTAGCCGGTTCTTCAAAAGTAATTTTACCCAAATCCGTATCGTCACCTTCGAGTTTTCCCGTATTTTTGATTTCCGTTAAAAATGAGAGaaatcatttctttttatatattGTTTTTCTCACGGTATTCAATGGTTTCTTTTAGGAGTCTCATGAAAAACTCAGTCACTTTCGGCTATCTGGCCTTTCTTCCTGagatttgttttcaaaattccccagtatttctcaatcttgCTAGGTGCTATACGtgttaaacattttttccataGCCTTGGAATCCATTGAGAAGATGATCGTTCAGTTTCCGCGACCTTGTTTTAGCATTTTGACGGTAATTGTCGGTTCGATAGGGAATAGCCTGAGCTTTGTAGGTTATCAAACCATGTTTCTTTTTGCTATGTGATAAGGTTCTAAAGACCTACCAAACATCTGAGAGAGTTGAATGAGCATTAGTCTCGTGAAATCCATTGAAAGATGAAGATCATTGAAGTACCTGCATAAAATTATCAAGAAATTTGCTGCTAACGAGCATAGAAATCTCAAGAACGGAGAAGTATCTGCCCGAAAACGTTGAACTCATGCCATCACACGTACTACAGACAAAAGctccttttttttccaaaaattactttattttctCTCGGTACCTGATAACAAGTAAACTGCATCTGTACTTTATAACGACTAATTTgatacttatttaaaaaaacttcttttataataaaaacTAGTGCAGTAACCACTAACTAGCTTATTTGTCAAAGattaggggaagtggggtacctttgaattaaaGCACCTtggaaattggacttttttccaATTATTTGAATGGAATtcagccttatcataatgtaatttagttgcATAATTGGTTTGTAGAGCTtaattatatcacggtaaggtccagtttcatttgaaaataggagaaaaaactctATTTTGTAGAAcgtatggcccattcgacaaCTGTTAACCctggtttattattattaaccaaTCAAAATCCTTCATTCCAATGACACACTTTTATTCGCGTCAATCGTGTCCGTACTTCAGGGAgggagcatcagtcgccgtggacagttcactccGAGGAAGTTGAAACATGGGAGACACCTTTAGTTCCTTATTTTTactttataaattataatattatttaagtGAGTTCTTTCaagtattacaattttaaaattgcccCAATTCAAGGtacccacttccccctataataaaaatgcaattttctgaAATGACTCAATTTATAAACACTATGCTTTTCCTCTGGAATTGGATGACtaaattgactaaattattattaatatagaTATGATGAGAGTCTGTTTTGTGCTACAGCATTCAAGTCAAGGTTTTCCACCTCTTTTATAATTCTAAGAAGCCATCTGGATATTAAGCCACATTCCACCTTTTGGCGACCGTACAAAACgtaaattgtccaaaatagGTGGTATAACAGTTTCAGGAGATATGTCAACCCGGTATTTCGAAAGAAATACCGCCAATGCAATCTTAGTTTGCATCATACCAAACTTAATCGCAATGCAGTTTCTAGGACCTTCTCCGAAGGGAAGCCAAGCAAAAGGATGTCGATTCTTGATGTTCTCTTCGGCAAATCTTTCAGGATCAAACTTCTCAGGATCTGGATAGATTTCGGGATCATGATGAATTCCATAGATTGGAATTGTTAAGAATGTTCCTTTTTCAATTACATGACTAGTTCCGGGAACTGGATAATCTTGACTACAACTCCTTATAAGGAAATCAATTGCCGTATGCTTCCTCAGTGTTTCTAAAGTAGATTTTGACATTACATGATTGTGAAATTCCATTCATTAATTTTAGAACACTTGGTAGAAGTAAATGGATCATTGTGTATCTTTTACAAAAATCAGGTTCACATATTATTGAttcaatgaatgaatgaatactaaaat is a genomic window of Phlebotomus papatasi isolate M1 unplaced genomic scaffold, Ppap_2.1 HiC_scaffold_275, whole genome shotgun sequence containing:
- the LOC129809052 gene encoding probable cytochrome P450 6a23, coding for MTPTFSSGKMKMMHNTFVAVAKEFQNYFEQIAKKNQTIEVRDVFSRFTIDVIGNCAFGIECNTLKQPDTEFRRVNDIRRNDFLSLLIDIKNTGKLRGDDTDLGKITLEELVAQTFVFFIAGYSTSSSTLTFAFYELAVNQDIQEKARGEVNRILEKYNGEYTYEACMEMKYIDQIIKETLRKHTAIDFLIRSCSQDYPVPGTSHVIEKGTFLTIPIYGIHHDPEIYPDPEKFDPERFAEENIKNRHPFAWLPFGEGPRNCIAIKFGMMQTKIALAVFLSKYRVDISPETVIPPILDNLRFVRSPKGDDTDLGKITFEEPATKRFLFFIAAYDTSSSTMTFALYELALQQDIQEKAREEVNRILKKYNGEYTYEACIEMKYIDQIIKETLRKHPVVDFIARICGQDYPVPGTKHIIEKGTFITIPVYGIHHDPEIYPNPDKFDPERFTEENIKNRHACAWLPFGEGPRNCIGMKFGMMQVKIGLAIFLSKYKVAISPETVIPLVLKKITCRWSSRHHLYGSILK